One window of Phycisphaeraceae bacterium genomic DNA carries:
- a CDS encoding twin-arginine translocase subunit TatC: MAASLGKKHKTKPRPRSADDGRVMPLGDHLEELRIRLILGILGLVPILVVAIIFGKSILAWLLVPAQTQLADAGLPPYLQATSPLETFWAYFKIAFVTAIIIGAPWILWQLWKFIAPGLHRSEQRFVYLLAPLSGILTIMSVLFLYYIMLPVVMQFFISFGITVVDFPVEKTHVPFDMVFPSIPMLPGDPSDPVPGTMWVDTVLHQLRFAMPDGSVLGTPLTKATGVLQQYRVSEYLNMVLMMAMGFALGFQLPVIVLLLGWTGIAEPSFLKKYRRHIALILAIVGAALTPADPVSMFLLAVPMYILFEFGLVLLIILPAQRVSKGFSSESKETEGYDEPDLPSDYQNRDTQHGDLP; the protein is encoded by the coding sequence ATGGCAGCCTCTCTTGGGAAAAAACACAAGACCAAACCACGCCCGCGATCGGCAGACGACGGGCGTGTGATGCCACTGGGTGATCATCTGGAAGAGTTGAGAATCAGGCTGATTCTGGGGATTCTCGGTCTGGTTCCCATTCTCGTTGTTGCAATCATTTTCGGCAAATCCATCCTCGCCTGGCTGCTGGTTCCAGCACAGACGCAACTGGCCGATGCCGGGCTTCCGCCGTATCTCCAGGCAACGAGTCCGCTGGAAACATTCTGGGCGTACTTCAAGATCGCATTTGTGACAGCCATCATCATCGGTGCGCCGTGGATTCTGTGGCAGCTCTGGAAGTTCATTGCCCCAGGATTGCACAGGTCCGAGCAGCGGTTTGTATATCTGCTTGCTCCATTGAGTGGCATCCTGACGATCATGTCGGTGCTGTTTCTCTACTACATCATGCTGCCGGTTGTCATGCAGTTCTTCATCTCGTTCGGCATAACGGTTGTCGATTTTCCCGTGGAGAAGACCCATGTCCCGTTCGATATGGTGTTCCCCTCGATTCCCATGCTCCCCGGCGATCCGAGTGATCCCGTGCCGGGCACAATGTGGGTAGACACCGTTTTGCATCAACTCCGATTTGCAATGCCGGATGGTTCCGTGCTAGGGACACCACTGACAAAGGCAACGGGTGTGTTGCAGCAGTATCGTGTGAGTGAGTATCTCAACATGGTGCTGATGATGGCAATGGGATTTGCGCTCGGATTCCAACTTCCCGTGATTGTGTTGCTGCTCGGCTGGACAGGTATCGCGGAACCGTCGTTCCTGAAAAAATATCGCAGGCATATCGCACTCATCCTTGCCATTGTTGGTGCAGCCCTCACGCCGGCAGACCCTGTCTCCATGTTCCTGCTTGCAGTTCCCATGTATATCTTGTTTGAGTTCGGGCTTGTACTTCTGATTATCCTTCCTGCGCAGCGGGTGTCGAAGGGGTTCTCCAGCGAATCGAAGGAGACGGAGGGATACGACGAGCCCGATCTTCCATCAGACTACCAGAACCGTGATACGCAGCATGGTGACTTGCCGTGA
- a CDS encoding CBS domain-containing protein, which yields MADTSTPKPTSLQDNSHPQRAGDIMTEHVVTVSMDDSLREIREVFTRFRFRHVPVVEDGVLVGIISDRDVLSHVSPFVGSFSERAQDANSLKLKAHQVMTREPMIGDVSTPIVEIGMLMLQYSVSCIPICDEAGICVGIVTSRDVLRWCLRSGCGVKQAPSKTKQPTDNTPTAPKPDEKKSAA from the coding sequence ATGGCTGACACATCGACTCCCAAGCCAACGTCATTACAGGACAACTCGCACCCCCAGCGTGCAGGCGACATCATGACCGAGCACGTTGTCACCGTGAGTATGGATGACTCACTTCGCGAGATCCGTGAGGTCTTCACCCGGTTCAGGTTCAGGCATGTGCCGGTGGTTGAAGACGGAGTCCTCGTCGGCATCATCTCTGATCGCGACGTGCTCTCCCACGTGAGTCCGTTTGTCGGCTCGTTCTCAGAGCGCGCACAGGATGCGAACTCGCTCAAGCTCAAGGCACATCAGGTCATGACGCGCGAGCCAATGATTGGCGATGTCTCTACGCCGATCGTTGAGATCGGGATGCTCATGCTGCAGTACTCGGTGTCATGCATACCGATCTGCGACGAGGCGGGCATCTGCGTCGGAATTGTGACATCGCGCGATGTCCTTCGGTGGTGTCTGCGTTCTGGATGTGGTGTCAAGCAGGCCCCATCCAAGACAAAGCAGCCGACGGATAATACGCCGACTGCTCCAAAGCCTGATGAGAAGAAATCTGCGGCCTGA
- a CDS encoding HU family DNA-binding protein, producing the protein MNKTDLIDRVALSMDTTKTAAAKAVEAVFEAIRDGVRDDAKVTIAGFGTFIRRDRSERIGVNPVTKEPMTIEASRTCAFRAAPALRDSLEPKKEIPAPHIIARPREHAHAM; encoded by the coding sequence ATGAACAAAACTGATCTTATTGACCGTGTTGCATTGTCCATGGACACCACCAAAACCGCTGCTGCAAAGGCGGTTGAAGCCGTCTTCGAAGCGATTCGTGACGGTGTTCGTGACGATGCCAAAGTGACCATCGCCGGCTTCGGCACGTTTATCCGTCGAGACCGCTCAGAACGCATCGGCGTGAATCCGGTTACCAAGGAACCCATGACCATTGAGGCGTCACGCACATGCGCGTTCCGTGCTGCTCCGGCACTTCGTGATTCACTGGAGCCGAAGAAGGAAATACCTGCACCGCACATCATTGCACGACCTCGTGAGCACGCGCACGCGATGTGA
- a CDS encoding nucleoside deaminase, protein MGAALEAAKHAAAIGEVPVGAVVYETATQRVVATAHNRRETDKDPCAHAELIAIRQASRAVGDWRLNHCTLVVTLEPCAMCAGTIINARIGRVVFGATDPKAGACGSVMDITANTQLNHAPVIIGGVLSDESSELLKVFFRERRTQRKLR, encoded by the coding sequence ATGGGGGCAGCACTGGAAGCAGCGAAGCACGCTGCTGCAATCGGTGAGGTGCCCGTCGGTGCTGTTGTATACGAAACAGCAACACAGCGGGTGGTTGCTACAGCACACAATCGGCGTGAGACCGACAAGGACCCGTGCGCTCACGCGGAGTTGATTGCCATCAGACAGGCATCCCGCGCTGTTGGCGACTGGCGGCTCAACCACTGCACACTTGTCGTGACACTCGAGCCGTGCGCCATGTGCGCTGGCACGATTATCAACGCACGCATCGGGCGCGTCGTCTTTGGGGCAACGGACCCCAAAGCCGGCGCCTGTGGCTCGGTGATGGACATCACTGCAAATACACAGTTGAACCATGCGCCAGTAATTATCGGCGGTGTGCTTTCGGACGAGTCATCTGAACTTCTCAAAGTGTTTTTCAGGGAAAGACGTACACAACGAAAGTTACGATGA
- a CDS encoding O-antigen ligase family protein — MSRSVLHQLLHSTAHESAGTPVKLQAGWNQRVWPSSDQIRAERARWRARDPLNAKVHLALSCVFLVLVSSPVSIVEIAGIPLWICAVIGLRHTYKLMLWSIVSPISLVIIAWTAFRFLSLTWSPDVVLGLDHLASLRWLWAIPMLAPVLDQRRALVSALSAGVALGMLAQLVNWIGPALNLYDPIWIRAEDRFSGWWHPVIAGTILVASLGLHAPIAICTTGRNRMLAITLILCACVAIMATGSRGAWIEGAAVLSMIALAVFVRLVQIAAGRRIWLVFGGFATVIVLVCGAAWMLFGTSISARYELARNEITQAIDQQNYSTDTGARMAMLVMGWQCFTHHAVLGVGEGGFASWSRTQLAQSSDPEIDVNRVIHNHAHNTYVHTLATGGILSALSGACMIVFAIGNAFSVLPGPNQRNNGLQLTPSHIYAIAPACALLAIMVAGLFDSIHINAQTSAWVFTLVALCQHEPVRDGDT, encoded by the coding sequence ATGTCGCGTTCTGTCCTGCACCAACTCCTCCACTCTACTGCGCACGAGAGTGCGGGTACGCCGGTGAAACTGCAAGCAGGATGGAACCAACGGGTATGGCCCAGTTCTGATCAGATCAGGGCAGAGCGAGCTCGATGGCGTGCACGAGACCCACTGAACGCAAAGGTTCATCTCGCACTCTCCTGCGTATTCCTGGTGCTGGTCTCTTCACCTGTCTCGATTGTCGAGATTGCTGGCATCCCACTCTGGATCTGCGCAGTCATTGGCTTGCGCCACACCTACAAGTTGATGCTGTGGTCCATTGTCAGCCCAATTTCGCTCGTCATTATCGCATGGACAGCGTTCCGGTTTCTCTCGCTGACATGGTCCCCCGATGTCGTGCTGGGCCTTGATCATCTCGCGTCATTGCGATGGCTGTGGGCAATCCCCATGCTCGCGCCTGTACTCGATCAGCGCAGGGCACTTGTCAGCGCACTGTCCGCTGGCGTTGCGCTGGGGATGCTGGCACAACTTGTCAACTGGATTGGTCCGGCACTCAATCTGTATGACCCAATCTGGATACGAGCAGAAGATCGGTTTTCCGGATGGTGGCATCCTGTCATCGCGGGAACGATCCTCGTCGCTTCTCTCGGTCTCCATGCGCCGATTGCGATATGCACAACTGGCAGGAATCGGATGCTCGCAATCACCCTGATTCTGTGCGCGTGTGTTGCGATCATGGCAACCGGCAGCCGAGGCGCCTGGATAGAGGGTGCTGCTGTCCTGAGCATGATCGCACTCGCTGTGTTCGTTCGTCTGGTCCAGATTGCTGCAGGTAGACGGATATGGCTGGTGTTTGGAGGCTTTGCAACAGTGATCGTGCTCGTATGTGGCGCTGCGTGGATGCTCTTTGGCACATCGATCAGCGCACGGTATGAGCTTGCCAGAAATGAGATTACGCAGGCGATCGATCAGCAGAACTACTCGACAGATACCGGCGCACGAATGGCCATGCTGGTCATGGGATGGCAGTGCTTCACACACCATGCAGTCCTTGGTGTCGGCGAGGGTGGGTTTGCGTCGTGGTCACGCACACAACTTGCGCAGTCGTCCGATCCCGAGATCGATGTCAACCGGGTCATTCACAATCACGCCCACAACACATACGTCCACACGCTCGCCACCGGCGGGATATTGTCGGCCTTGTCTGGAGCGTGCATGATCGTGTTCGCAATCGGCAACGCTTTCAGTGTACTGCCCGGACCCAACCAGAGAAACAATGGATTGCAGCTTACGCCGTCCCACATCTATGCGATTGCCCCTGCATGCGCGCTGCTTGCGATCATGGTTGCCGGATTGTTCGACTCCATCCACATCAATGCGCAGACAAGCGCGTGGGTCTTCACACTTGTCGCGCTGTGCCAGCACGAACCTGTGCGGGATGGTGACACATGA
- a CDS encoding ROK family protein → MTTQHYLGVDLGGTNIQAGVVDTQGNVIARSKRRTKPEVGLEGVVDRIEKCARKACEKAEVEIEELTGIGIGSPGGVDPVSGMVQDAENLFWKDVPLARLLSQRFSKPVHLENDVNCAAIAEARFGAGRGSQAMIVVWVGTGIGGGIVLNGSLYRGAFGTAGEIGQMLIAGFGSDMCSTLETHCARSAIARQVQAAIADNPNSVIHELLRKKADEDDADPRTLRITSNIIARAHAMEDPAVREILDRATTTIARTVASVVSLLSLDCVVIGGGLGEAMGDALSGPIADRARPLIFPRKTRDVRIVTSKLLDNAGIIGAALGESSS, encoded by the coding sequence ATGACGACACAGCACTATCTCGGGGTTGATCTTGGCGGCACAAACATCCAGGCGGGTGTTGTTGACACTCAGGGAAATGTTATCGCGCGATCAAAGCGGAGAACCAAGCCCGAGGTCGGGCTTGAAGGCGTTGTCGATCGAATCGAGAAATGCGCACGAAAAGCGTGCGAGAAAGCCGAAGTTGAGATAGAGGAGTTGACAGGCATCGGTATTGGTTCGCCCGGCGGTGTCGATCCGGTGAGCGGTATGGTGCAGGATGCGGAGAATCTGTTCTGGAAAGATGTGCCACTTGCACGACTGTTGTCGCAGAGATTTAGCAAGCCGGTGCATCTTGAGAATGATGTGAACTGCGCTGCAATCGCGGAAGCCCGGTTTGGCGCTGGCAGGGGGTCGCAAGCCATGATCGTGGTGTGGGTCGGCACCGGTATCGGTGGCGGCATTGTGCTGAATGGCTCGCTCTATCGCGGAGCGTTCGGCACTGCGGGCGAGATCGGACAGATGCTCATTGCCGGGTTCGGATCGGACATGTGCAGCACGCTTGAGACGCACTGCGCCCGCAGCGCAATCGCACGCCAGGTGCAGGCAGCAATCGCTGACAATCCAAACTCTGTTATCCACGAGCTACTCCGAAAGAAAGCGGACGAGGATGACGCTGATCCACGCACACTGCGAATCACTTCGAATATCATCGCACGCGCCCACGCGATGGAAGATCCGGCCGTCAGGGAGATTCTCGATCGCGCGACAACAACCATTGCAAGGACCGTCGCAAGCGTCGTGTCGCTGCTGAGCCTTGATTGTGTCGTCATCGGCGGCGGACTTGGCGAAGCGATGGGAGATGCGCTGAGCGGCCCCATCGCCGACCGGGCACGACCGCTTATATTCCCGAGAAAAACGCGCGACGTTCGCATCGTCACATCAAAGCTGCTCGACAACGCGGGGATCATCGGTGCTGCGCTGGGCGAGAGTTCATCGTAA
- a CDS encoding sigma-70 family RNA polymerase sigma factor — protein sequence MAGWSEIVQNRSRVIAQTSSQPKSWPTSGDLPRSDITAAIRGDVDAMRRVWVHHRRWIGAIMLAHKPRETDLEDLLQEVACTFVRSVRELRDESALKPWLRTVAVNQARLAGRKIKTHRKRETLSFDAAVGSDQGNALESAASMGVPQERIGERAEVSHDAHTLLDLARELPEGYREPLLLRCVQGMSYKMISDLLGLPETTVETRIARGRRMLRERASTFGIGGTDDRTKSTARRESTDTNW from the coding sequence GTGGCCGGATGGTCTGAGATTGTGCAGAACAGGAGTCGTGTCATAGCTCAGACCTCGTCACAACCGAAGTCATGGCCCACATCGGGAGATCTGCCCCGATCGGATATCACAGCAGCTATCCGTGGCGACGTGGATGCCATGCGACGTGTCTGGGTCCACCATCGTCGGTGGATCGGTGCGATCATGCTCGCCCACAAGCCCCGCGAGACGGATCTTGAGGATCTTTTGCAGGAGGTCGCCTGCACGTTTGTTCGGTCTGTTCGAGAACTTCGTGACGAGTCAGCACTCAAGCCATGGCTTCGCACGGTTGCGGTGAATCAGGCACGATTGGCTGGCCGCAAGATCAAGACCCATCGAAAACGTGAAACACTCTCCTTTGATGCTGCAGTTGGATCGGATCAGGGCAATGCGCTCGAATCTGCCGCATCGATGGGTGTGCCACAGGAACGCATCGGCGAGAGAGCCGAGGTATCTCACGATGCCCACACACTTCTGGATCTCGCACGCGAGCTTCCGGAAGGATACCGGGAACCTTTGCTGCTCCGCTGCGTGCAGGGCATGAGTTACAAAATGATCTCCGACCTGCTCGGTTTGCCGGAGACAACAGTTGAGACACGCATTGCCCGTGGCAGACGCATGCTCAGGGAACGTGCCAGCACATTCGGCATCGGCGGCACAGACGATCGCACGAAGAGCACCGCACGCAGAGAATCGACGGATACGAACTGGTAG
- a CDS encoding HIT domain-containing protein, with translation MTTEHTGKQVRKAAKEYTPGPAAIQAPWRMEYLEDTSAAHTKSATDAGTFLSDYWSTPEHDARNFVIERTTVGMILLNRYPYSNGHLLIALGDPRPTLLDYDTAQRSSLWQLVDRAVDLTHRTLSPQGVNIGINQGRAAGAGVPAHLHAHVVPRWSGDVNFMSVVGQIRVIPSSLEAMYTRFRSVIEAGR, from the coding sequence ATGACCACGGAACACACAGGAAAACAGGTCCGAAAAGCTGCTAAAGAATATACCCCTGGTCCCGCCGCGATCCAAGCACCATGGCGGATGGAGTATCTCGAAGACACAAGTGCCGCACACACAAAATCCGCAACAGACGCGGGCACGTTTCTTTCTGACTATTGGAGCACACCCGAGCACGACGCCAGAAACTTTGTGATCGAACGTACCACCGTGGGGATGATTCTGCTGAACCGGTATCCGTACTCGAACGGACATCTGCTTATTGCGCTGGGCGATCCTCGCCCGACGCTGCTGGACTACGACACAGCGCAGCGTTCATCGCTCTGGCAGCTTGTCGATCGTGCGGTTGATCTCACGCACAGAACACTGTCGCCGCAGGGAGTGAACATCGGCATCAACCAGGGACGAGCAGCTGGTGCTGGCGTGCCAGCTCATCTTCATGCGCACGTTGTTCCGCGCTGGTCGGGCGATGTCAACTTCATGAGTGTTGTTGGACAGATTCGTGTGATACCAAGCTCGCTCGAAGCAATGTACACAAGATTCCGAAGTGTCATTGAAGCGGGCAGATGA